The bacterium genome contains the following window.
ACGTGATAGCCGGTCACATCGCGGCTTGGGGCTGGGCAAGCGCACGATCCTTCTGTGCGCACTTCCTTGCCGTGCGTCGTGAAGAGTTCGGCTGCTGCCGACAGCGGGAGAGGGTTGTACTTCGTGAAGCACACCCAGTAGTACCAGTTGCGGCGGAAAGACCAACCGTACGCTTCGGCTGTCACATCGTGCACATTGATCCACGTCGTTCCCGATCGTGCACACGCGTCGGGAGAAACAATGCCGCAGCGCCCCAGTTGCGCAGCCTCGGAGCCGGGCTTGTAGACTTCGGCTTCCCTTGTAGTGAACGTCACTACGCCTCGCGGTATTCCGGCCTCTGACAACTCGGCCAGCGCCGTGTCCTTGGCCTTTGCAGGGAACGGCGGATCGCCCAGGTTGGGGAAACCCACGAGTTCACCATCAAGATTACAGCTTGGATTCAGACTCATCGTTTTTCCTTCCTCCGCTCGCTCGGCTTGATGAACACGATCTTGATCTCACAGACGCGCTTGCCCCACCTCCCTATCTTCTCCACGCGGGCCATCACGTCGTAGCAGCCGTCGCCGAACCCGGAGGAGACGCAGACTCCCAGGCCCTCGTGCCCCATGTCGTACGAGAAGGACTTCATGGCCGGGCCACCGTGCATCCGCTCGAAGAGCCCGAGCTTGTTGCAGAAGTCTTCCCAGTCCTTGCCGATCGATTTCGGCTTGTCCTCGCCCTGGCGGTGCAACACGTAGCAGGGGTCGCCGATCCACACGAGCCCCGCATCCACACCGATCTCCCCGACCTTCACCCAGCTCGACTTTGTCCGTACCTTCTTCGTCGTCTTCATGTGTCTTCCTTCCCCAGCACGTGCTCTCGCACGTTGATCGGCGCATCTTCTGCCCCGCGCCAGTATGGCTCGATCTGGATTGCCTTGCGCAGCGCCCGGTTCACCCCATGCGGCTGCATCTTCCAGTGTCCGCGCACCAGCACCTGTACCTGCGGGATGCCAGCCTTGCGCTTGCCCTCCATGTATTGCCGGATGGCGGGTCGGCAGTCGATCTTGATCGGCTTGCCGACTTGGTACGTCGCGATTGTGGGAGGACCGTCCCGCAGCTTCGCAGACCTGTGCCCCGCGTCGATCTTGTTCTGCTTGGGAGGCCTGATGTTGGACGGGTCGCTCATGGCGAGGCACGTTCCGCACACGAGCCTGCCCAACAGCGCCGCCGCCCGTTCGTCCACCTCCTCGAACGGGTGCACGAAGCTGCACTCGTCCCAGTGCGCGCTGTTTTCCTTCACGTCCAGCAGACACGTCACGTCGGGTCCGTACCTCCAGATGAGCACTGAGGAGTCGGAGAACGCCACCATGGCCCAGCCGTACGTCCGCTTGTCGCGCCAGCGAAGTGATGTGACGAGCACGTGGCGGATGTCGCTCAGCCGCCCGGTCGTGTCGTTCTTGATCTGGATGAGCCCCTCCGGGACAACGATGTCGAACGCGGGCCACGGCATCAGGATGTGCTCGCGCATCTCGTCGGTGACGCACGTTGCCATGAGCGCGGCGGCGTACTTGTGCCCCATGGTGACCTGTGGGAAGCCGCCTTGTGCCCAGCGGTGCGAGCCAATGAGGATGAGTTGGTCCCCTGGCTTTGCCGCCATGGTCGCGATGGCGAGCCCCTGCGCAGGATCGAAGTCCAGCTGGTGTTCGCTCAAGGCGTCCAGCAAGTCCTCGTCGGAGTTCATCGGCCCCACCGTGGAGAACACGACTTTGCCGATGCCAGCCACCATCTCGCGGCTCATGCCTGTGTGGGGATCGACTCCCCAGACTCGCTGCGCAGCGTCCGCGGACTCGGCGAGCGCCTTCATCTGCGCCCAGTCTTCCGGCTGCATCACGTGCCTCGCTTCTTCCTCTCCTGCTCCGCTTCCTCAGTCGTGCACCAACACCCGTAGTCCTCGCAGCTGACGAGCTGGCAGAGCGCGCCGTGGATTCTGTACAGGATCTCGGGCTCTCGGATGAGGTGGACGGCGAGCTTGACGGAGTAGCCGAACGTGTTGCCGCTGTGATCCGAAAGGTCGGCCAGCACCTTGCGCTGCTCGTCGTTCGAGGCGTCATTGAACGCTTTGACGGCCTCGACCGTCTTGCACGCTGCTGCGATCTTCGCTGCCGTCTCGCAGCAGAACATCTCGTAGGGCCCGAACTCTGGTCCCCACCCCGGCTTGTGCATGAAGAACAAGATGCGAAGGCGCATGTGAGTAGGCAGAGCTTCGACCCTGGCGTTCCACTCGGGGAGCTTGTCCGCGAACTCCTTCTCCTTCCTCGCCTTGCTCTCAGCGATCTCTCGCAGCCGCTCCACCTCGTACTCCTGCTGCGTCTGGTAGTAGTACACCCGGTCGCCACAGGCGACGCCTCGCACCGGATAGCCGAAGCCCTTGCCGTAGAAGCGAACCATCTCGCCCCTCTTCGGCAGCGGCAACTTCTCCGGATTGCTCACGCGCAGAAAGCCGCTGTCTTTCACGCGCAGCTCGAAATGGCCTGCGTCCTGCTGCGATGTGGACGCGCACTCCACGTCGTAGAACTGCGTGTCGTCATCGGTCGGGTGTTTCATGGACTTCCTTTCAGAGCTTCGCTTCCCAGGTCTTCAGCTCGGGCCAGTACGCCACGATGCCGCTCCCCAAGTTGTCGATGTGCGGGGTACCGAGCAGGAGCCCGTTCTCTCCCAGGCAGAGGCCCAGCCGGTACAGGTCACTCCAAGCCTTGAGCCTGACAGCTACGCAGCAGGCTCCGCGCATGCCCCGTCCTGAGTAGCCAACATCAGCTTCCCAGCCCAGCTCGTGGAGCTGAGCAACAACATCGGCGGGGACAACAAGCATGGGCTTCTCCTACCGTCAAAACCCCGCTCCCATGAGCGAGGTGAGGACGGGGCAGCGTGATGTCATTCGTCGGTCAAGAAACCGTCGATCGCTTCGGCTAACGCCATCATCTCGGCGCGATTCAGAGATGCCGTCGCGATCATGAACACCGCTCCATCCTGTCCGTTGGATTTTGTGAGCGGGCTCCTGATCTGCAAGTTCCATGCTGCGCCGTGCTGGGTCGAGTACAGCCGGATTGCCTTCTCTCGTTGCGCATCGCGGTTCGACGCCACTTCCGCATAATTGATCGGTCGGTAGAACTCGTCCTGCGTTCCTATCTTTCTCATTTCGCGCTCCAATGCCTCGCCGTGGGCAAAGCTGGTGTCTCAGTCCCTCGTCTCCTCCGCAGAGTGCGTCATCGCCCTTCGCGCAACGATGACTCGCTCACCGTGCCCAGGCAGACGAATCGGCGGGTGCGTGGCGTGCTCAATGGCCCCTGGCCCCAGGCGCACGACATGCCCCGAAGGCAAGTTCGGCATCTTCGGCCCAAGGCCTCGAATGACCGCGATGTCACCCTGGCGTCGCACGATCTGGTTGGAGCACGACCGCCAGATCCAGTCGATGGCAGAGCGTACAGAGGCGAGCCCGGACGGTACCGCATGGGCGAAGAACGTCCCGCTCTCGTTGCGGCCCACCACGAACCGACTGCTCGTCTCCTTCGGGTACCACTTGGAGGACTTGGCGTAGACCCGCTTGCGCGTGACCTCGATGAGAGCGAGCCCCGCGTGGCCTGAGTCGCAGTACGGCACCTGAGCCGCCAGCCCCGGGCCCACATAGTCGACCACGTTCGTGCTGCGGTAGTCGCCCCGTGTCGAACCATGCTCGTCGAAGTACAGCTGAGCCATGCGGGCGAGCCCGCGCCCCTGCCGCTGCATCTTCTGCGCCTCCCATCCGGACGCAGTCGGCGCGTACGGTTCGGCGAGGCCCAGCAGAGCCACGATGGCAACGTGCCGGGCGTTGACGAACATGCGTTTGGAAGGAGCCCCGCGCTTGCCAGCGATGGCTCGCTCCGCGGCCTTCTCCAGCTGGTCAAGCTGCGTCGTCTTGTCGTAGCTTCGGATGGCCTGTTTGAGGCTCACTTGCCGCTCTCCGTATCGATGCAGGCGTCCAGGGCCTTGTCGTCTCCGAACATCCATCGCATGGCCGCGAGGACTCCCTTGCCCATGGGCGAAAGGGTCTTCTCGCGCGCCGCCAGCGCTTCCATCTGCGGGGCCACTGCCTTGGCAGGGCGCAGCCGGAACTTGGGAGCCTTGCGCTTGCGCCCGCGGCCTCCCCTGGCTTCCTTCGCTTCCTTCGCCGCCTTGGGCGACCTCACGCTCAGGAGCCCCGCCGCCTCGAACTCCAGGATCTTGGCGTCCTGCTCGGCCTCGGGCAGCGTGGACAGGTCTCGGGCCACGCTCACGGCTAGCCGTTCCTGCTCCAGGAGCTTCTGCACGACGGCGCTGCACGACAGCAGCATCAGGGCGCTGCGCATGCCCCTGGCGTCGAAACCGAACCGAATCCTGGCCTGCTTCTCGTCGTGCCCCGCGTCGAGGTACCGGCGCAGCTTGAGCGCTTCGACCATGGGCGTGTCGTCCGTTCGGATTGAGTTGCGGGTGATCATGTAGCCCATGCTCTCCTCGCCGTTCGCGCGGCGGGAGGTGGCGGGCACCAGCCAGTGTTTGTCGCTGCCAGCTTCCTTCAGGCGACGGTTGGCCTCGATGCAGCACCGCACCCTCTGCCGTCCGTCGATGACCTCGACGATGGGGTTGCCGTGCTTGTCCTCGCCGTTCTTCCGGACCATGACCGGATCGAGCACGCCGTCTGCCATGATGGACAACACCAGCGATTCGTCCAGCGGGAGGTGAACCCGCTCGTCGTACAGCGGGTGACTCTTGTCCGTGACAATCGTCAGCGCCTCGGGTTCGTAGTTGTATCCGTTCAGGCGCGCTACCGCGCCGAACTCTTCCGCTCTGCTCATCTGCTTGCCCCTGTCTGCCGCCTATGGCGGCACTACGATGTCAATGCCTTGGCGCTGCCGCCTGTGAGCCCGGGTCTGCCCAGGTTCAGACTGCGGCCTGCCTCCAGGCCACGGTTGTAGGCGCAGGCGTCGCTGATCGACGACCGGACCGCCACGGTCTTCGTCCCGTTGGTAAGCGCCTCCCGAAACGCTTGCGCCTCGCCCTGCCGCTTGTCGATCACGGCCAGCGCGCTGGTAGATGCCGTTGCCCGGACTTCCTGCTTCGCCGCTTCGAGCTTCTCGCGGATGCCCGCGACGGCCCCCAGGTACCAGGAGGCGAAGGCGCTGCGCCCCATGCCCCGGCACTGCGCCTCCGCGAGCCTGCCCAGCTCATTCAGAGCATAGGCCAGCAGGTACTTGACCGACTCCACGTCGGACTTGCGCCCAACGAACTGGTAGGTGGTCACGCGCGTGTAGCGAGGCCGTGAAAACCACATCGAACAGCCGTTCGCTTTGACCAGGGCGAGCATCAGCCGCACCTTCCAGGTCGCCACGCGGCTGCCCTCCATCAGGACTTCCCCCGCCTCGACCATGGGCTCGGACGGCTCCTGCCCGCTGGCCTCCAGCTCAGCCACGCTCAGCCGGTGCTCGTCAATGAGCCGCTGGGCCGCGCCCATAGCTGCCGCGGCTTCGTTCTCGTTGCTGCTCTGCGCGAGCCGCAGGAGCTTGCGAACCTTGTCCAGGACGGGAGATAGATCCATCGGGTTACGCCGCCTTTTTCTGCTCGGGGACGATCTCCCAGTATTGGAATCCGCCGCACTTGGTGCAGCAGCACGTCACGTCCTGCTTCTCGGTCCCCATCACGACAAGCTCGCCGCCGCACTTGCAGGCTGCCAGCACGCCCCCTGAGCGAGCCCGCGAGGCCCGTTCGACGGTGTTCTCCGACGTGGCCTTGCCCTTGCCCCACACGGGCTTGTCCTTGGCATCATCCCACCGACCGATCCGTCTGTACTTCATCTGCTTGCTCCTTCCGCTGTCTGACCATAACCACCACGCTGGCGGTGTCAACGACTTTTACGCGATCGTATACTCCCCAACAAGTACGGCACGATACCGCTCTCGCATGAAAGCAGCTCTTCGGCGCGCTCCGTCAGCCCGGCCTTGTCCCGCACGTCCACCCAACAGCGCTCGGTGTAGTTCCAGGGCGACCACACGCCGATGACCGCGCCGCCGCAGGCGTTCGCCTCCAACCTGAAGGTCACGCCGTCCGTGGTCCCCTCGTGCGCCAACGACTCGGCCAGCTCAACGTTGAGGTCGATGTCCGTGTCGTCCACGGGCTCGCCCGTCTTCGATGCGAGCCGAATGACGGTGCCCCACTTGTAGTCGTCGCAGGACATGTCCTCCGGGGCGTCCACCGTCAGCCCCTTGTCCCGCAGCCCCGTCGCGAGCCGTTCCAGGAACGCCAGTATCTTGGGGCCGTAGCTCTTGGCGATCCGCTCGGTCGCCTTGGAGTACTTCTCCTCAGTCATGGGGCGTGTCATTCGCCCAGCCTCCACACCTCGTGTGCACCAGCCATCAGCAGAGCCCGGTGGACGCAGGCATAGGACCAGTCTGCCAGTGCTGACGCGCTCCACACGGGGCACCGCTGACAAACGACGTTGGTGTCACGAAGGTGGCGGTAGATGTCCCCGATCGCCATCCCTGGTGCCACAGAAAGCAGCGACCGGACGGCTTTCGTCAGCGCTACCCGTTCCTCCTCGGGCAGCCCCTTCGGCCAGCCGTGTCCGTCGCGCTCCACGTCCGTCAGGTACTTTTCCACATAGGTGAGATTCATCGGCTTGCTCCTGCCATACGTGTATGGCGACTCAATCCTCCCAGATCAGGGTGCCGCCCCGCGGGAGCTTCTGTGGCAACTGCTCGACGGGCAGACCAAACGCCTCCGCAATCTTGGGCAACCAGGACTTCCACTTCTCATGGCCGATCCTTCCCTCGCCAGCGTCACCATAGCGGCTCAGGTGGTCCTGCTCGCGGGAGTCTTTCGAGCCCAGCATCCAACATGGCCCGTAGTAGGACTGGCACCCGACACCACTCCAGCCGACATGCCCGCGCGTCTTGCAGACACAAACCTTGCCCCTGCGCAGCACCACGTCCCGCTCGGTTCCGTAGTCGGTCCCCAGCGAATGCCTCGAAAGCGTTTCCCTACTGGCTCGCTTCACCCACGGCATGGCTACTCGGCCTCCACCAGCTTGTAGAGCTTCTCTCCGACCTTCACGCGCACCTCGAACGAATCGGGGAACCTACGCGCAAGCTCCAGCGCACCCTCGGCAGTCTCGAACGTGCAGGTGGGCTTGTTGTCATACCGCTCCTGAAGCAGCGGCACCCTGGCACGAAGCGCTGTACTGTCCGGGCTCAGGGTATCCAGCAGGAGCACCGTCTTCTCCCTCATGTCCAGCCACAGCGTCCCGTCCTCGCAGCGTGGAGGGATCCCTCCGCTATCATCTCCGATGGCGAAGCGCCCGCTCGGCACGTGCAGCCACAGCTTGTGGCCTCGCGCACAGAGCCTTCCCATGTACCGCCACGACACGTGCCTCTCCGGTCCAACCGCGGTTGTCGTTGCCATCACACCATCTCCTCGAATCCGCTCGCTGACATCTCGTCCGCAAGCTCGCCCTCGAACGTCTTGCCGCAGGTGCACGTCACCGTGTAGCTGGCGTGGACTCCGTAGTACGTCGTGCGGTAGCGCATCGGAGTCGTCGGCTTCAGCCCCCGCGAGTCCTCGGTGGACTCGTACTCGCCTTCGATGGACAGCTCGTGCTCGCCCTCCGGAGCATCCTTGTGCTCCTCCATGTGCTCACGCACGGCGTCATCCTGGCCCTCCAGCTCGAACTCTGCCGACTTGAGTCCCTGACTGCACTCGCCGCAGCGCTTCTCCAGCGTCACCTGGATGTTGATGTTGCCCTCGTCGTCCACTTCGCAGGACTGCTCTTCGGGCTCTTCGTCACCCTCGTACGATACGAACTTGTTGCAATCAGGACACCGCATCGCTTGCTCCCTTCAACGAACCTGACATAACCATCGCACCGGGCGGCGCAAGGGCTAGTCGTCGGAATCATCCTGGCCGGGCTTCCAGGTGCCGCTTGCGCCGGTCGCGTGCACCATCTCCAGGAAGCGCTGTGCTGCCTCGGGAGAGATACGCAGCCAGCCGCCATCCCTGTAGCTGTCCGCGTACGCCTCGAACCCACGATCGCGCAGCCCGTCACGCAGCCCGTCTACGCGCCGCTTGAGTGCCTCGTACTCGGCTTGCTCCTTGGCGTCCTCTGCCCGCTCCTCTTGCGGGTAGAACCGGACCTCGCCCCTGCGCCCCAGAGCAACCTCCCCAGCCGCAGCGAGTCGCTTGATCGAGCCGCGCACCTGGGCAAGGCTCAGGGCTGTAGAGTGTGTCAGCCACCGGGCGCTAGTGCGCCCCAGCCTGCCGCCTTGGGGGCACTTCGCCTTGTCCTCTTCGTACTCCTTGACCAGCGAGCGCAGCACAGCTGCGTCCACTTGCTTCAACCACTCTTTGGTCTTCGCCATAGCTTGCTCCTTCGACCAGCCTGACATAACCATCGCACCGGGCGGCGCAAGGGGCTACGTCGTCAAACCCAAACGCTTCGCCGCGTCGTCGAGCGACTCGATCGTGAGGTTGCTGGGCAGCGCCGAATAGATGTTCCACCCGTTGCGGTTGCCCCGGACCGTGATGATCGCGACGTGGCCTGTGCTGAACTGCCACGCCTCGACGTAGGCGGAAGGCGACTCGGGATCGCCCATCGGCAGTTGCCACTGGCAGCGCGCATCGTGGTCGTCAAGCCACCGTTGCAGCTCCGGGTAGTTGCTTACCCACGGCTTGTCGCTGTTGTCCTTGTCTCTGGTTGTTCTGGATCTCGGTCGTGACATGTTGCCTCCTCATCCGCAGTGCGACAGCTCGCACCACTCGTTTGGGTTCTCGGGCACCGCGTCGCCGCAGGCCTTCAAGAACGCCTCGATCTGTCCCTGCTCTTGCACCGTGTACGTGTACCACCAGCCAGGACAGCCCAGCCAGAGCCACTCGCCACGGTGCTCCGTCATGATGTCTGCCGGTTGCTGCCCAGGCCGCATCGCGTAGGGAATACCCCACAGCGAAAGTGTGTCCGCTTGCCTGAACAGCACCCGGATTCTCGCTAGCTTCTCTAGCATCTTACCCTCCTGTGTCGCGGGGATGACATTGCTCCTGCTCCCAGTGTTCACA
Protein-coding sequences here:
- a CDS encoding ParB/RepB/Spo0J family partition protein; the protein is MSRAEEFGAVARLNGYNYEPEALTIVTDKSHPLYDERVHLPLDESLVLSIMADGVLDPVMVRKNGEDKHGNPIVEVIDGRQRVRCCIEANRRLKEAGSDKHWLVPATSRRANGEESMGYMITRNSIRTDDTPMVEALKLRRYLDAGHDEKQARIRFGFDARGMRSALMLLSCSAVVQKLLEQERLAVSVARDLSTLPEAEQDAKILEFEAAGLLSVRSPKAAKEAKEARGGRGRKRKAPKFRLRPAKAVAPQMEALAAREKTLSPMGKGVLAAMRWMFGDDKALDACIDTESGK
- a CDS encoding DUF2786 domain-containing protein, translating into MDLSPVLDKVRKLLRLAQSSNENEAAAAMGAAQRLIDEHRLSVAELEASGQEPSEPMVEAGEVLMEGSRVATWKVRLMLALVKANGCSMWFSRPRYTRVTTYQFVGRKSDVESVKYLLAYALNELGRLAEAQCRGMGRSAFASWYLGAVAGIREKLEAAKQEVRATASTSALAVIDKRQGEAQAFREALTNGTKTVAVRSSISDACAYNRGLEAGRSLNLGRPGLTGGSAKALTS